Proteins from a genomic interval of Cupriavidus sp. WKF15:
- a CDS encoding NRAMP family divalent metal transporter, whose translation MAKVTTGMDAPPHGLDASPRETVLDDAHAGDIRGALGTISQHDTGLRLGWRARLRTLLAIVGPGLIVMVGDNDAGAFGTYTQAGQNYGTTLLWTLLLLIPVLYVNQEMVVRLGAVARVGHARLIFERFGKLWGSFSVIDLCLVNALTLVTEFIGISLALEYLGIPRHWGVCASALLVMLAASTGDFRRFERFAIALVAGSLTLIPVFVLVHPPLGQVARDVLVPTMPGHAPLSEVMLLIIAIVGTTVAPWQLFFQQSYIIDKRITPRFIRYEKTDLWLGIAIVVAGAIAMMAFSAEAFRGTAQFGHYTDALGTAVGLEKHAGRMTGVLFAIALLDASIIGACAVSLSTAYALGDAFAARHSLHRKPAEAKGFYAVYFGLTMLAACLVLTPGVPLGLLTNAVQSLAGVLLPSATVFLLLLCNDKAVLGPWVNGRWMNLFTGAVIATLVMLSIILTASVLFPTMGAREIMAVLTSGTLFALLVSVAVSLYERHGDIPDESSVLPTDPDRLCWTMPSLTQLPPPRLTLLNRVWMYVLCAYLTVAAGLVLVRIINLVMTYRY comes from the coding sequence ATGGCCAAGGTCACTACCGGGATGGACGCCCCACCGCATGGGTTGGATGCCTCACCGCGCGAGACGGTCCTTGATGACGCACACGCAGGCGACATACGCGGGGCGCTTGGCACGATTTCCCAGCACGACACGGGACTGCGACTGGGATGGCGGGCCAGGCTTCGCACCTTACTCGCCATTGTCGGACCGGGGTTGATTGTCATGGTGGGCGACAACGATGCCGGCGCCTTTGGCACCTATACGCAGGCCGGGCAAAACTACGGCACGACCCTGTTGTGGACACTGCTGTTGTTGATACCCGTGCTGTATGTCAATCAGGAGATGGTGGTCAGGCTGGGAGCCGTTGCCCGAGTGGGGCATGCACGCCTTATCTTCGAACGCTTCGGCAAGCTCTGGGGAAGCTTCAGTGTCATTGACCTGTGCCTGGTCAATGCGCTCACGCTGGTGACTGAGTTTATAGGTATCAGCCTCGCTCTGGAGTATCTCGGCATTCCCCGCCACTGGGGCGTGTGTGCTTCGGCGTTGTTGGTCATGCTAGCGGCTTCGACCGGGGACTTCAGGCGCTTCGAACGGTTCGCCATCGCGTTGGTTGCCGGTAGCCTCACCCTCATTCCTGTTTTTGTCCTGGTGCACCCGCCGCTGGGTCAGGTCGCCCGGGACGTCCTGGTTCCTACAATGCCGGGGCATGCCCCGTTAAGCGAGGTCATGCTGCTCATCATCGCCATCGTTGGGACGACCGTTGCGCCATGGCAACTGTTCTTTCAGCAGAGCTACATCATCGACAAGCGGATTACGCCACGATTCATCCGCTACGAGAAGACCGACTTGTGGCTAGGCATCGCCATCGTCGTGGCAGGGGCCATCGCTATGATGGCGTTCAGCGCCGAGGCATTTCGGGGTACGGCGCAGTTCGGCCACTACACGGACGCGCTCGGCACCGCAGTTGGCCTCGAGAAGCATGCCGGCCGTATGACCGGGGTCCTGTTCGCGATTGCCTTGCTGGATGCGAGCATCATCGGCGCTTGCGCGGTATCGCTTTCGACTGCCTACGCGCTTGGCGATGCATTCGCCGCGCGACATTCGCTGCACCGCAAGCCCGCCGAGGCCAAAGGCTTTTATGCCGTCTATTTCGGGCTTACGATGCTCGCCGCCTGCCTCGTGCTGACGCCTGGCGTACCCCTTGGTCTGCTGACCAATGCGGTGCAATCGTTGGCAGGCGTGCTGCTACCTAGCGCCACTGTGTTCTTGCTCCTGCTGTGCAATGACAAAGCAGTGCTTGGGCCCTGGGTGAACGGGCGCTGGATGAATCTGTTCACTGGGGCAGTTATTGCGACGCTAGTGATGCTATCCATCATCCTAACAGCCTCCGTCCTATTTCCGACGATGGGAGCGCGAGAGATTATGGCGGTCCTGACGAGCGGGACCCTGTTTGCCCTGCTGGTGTCCGTCGCGGTGTCCCTATATGAGCGGCACGGCGATATTCCCGACGAGTCGTCGGTCTTGCCGACGGACCCTGACCGGCTGTGCTGGACCATGCCGTCGCTGACCCAGCTACCCCCACCAAGGCTTACGCTATTGAACCGCGTGTGGATGTATGTATTGTGTGCATACCTAACCGTGGCTGCAGGACTGGTGCTGGTCCGCATCATCAATCTGGTGATGACCTACAGATACTAG
- a CDS encoding PhnD/SsuA/transferrin family substrate-binding protein → MPLLSAFGFASGEERPSITFGTTAVFLDNEISLLARWANELGSVCGANVRFVQRNNYREIHDLLATNRLDVAWVCGYPYVTHPQTMRLLAIPDYQGQPLYRSYLIVPKGDTQTTHISQLRNRVFAFSDPQSNSGFLVPTTELIRAGLRPRAFFRKSFFTYAHRKVVDAVSSGLADAGEIDGYVYDTIERRYPDRTRDVKVAWRSPQYGFPPIVARTDLDEDMFRRIQRALVDMKERAEGREILQQLNLDGFVEGADSVFDGIRALVRILDAGPR, encoded by the coding sequence TTGCCGCTCCTCTCGGCCTTTGGGTTCGCCTCCGGCGAGGAACGCCCATCGATTACGTTCGGCACCACGGCCGTCTTCCTGGATAACGAAATCAGTCTGCTGGCACGTTGGGCCAACGAACTCGGAAGCGTTTGCGGTGCCAATGTGAGGTTTGTGCAGCGCAATAACTACCGTGAAATCCACGATTTGCTGGCTACGAATCGTCTGGATGTCGCGTGGGTCTGTGGCTATCCGTACGTCACGCACCCGCAGACCATGCGGCTGCTGGCGATACCAGACTACCAGGGGCAGCCGCTTTATCGCTCCTATCTGATTGTTCCCAAGGGCGACACCCAAACCACGCACATCTCGCAGCTCCGGAACCGGGTGTTTGCGTTCAGTGACCCGCAGTCGAACTCAGGCTTCCTGGTACCTACCACCGAGTTGATTCGGGCGGGCCTGCGGCCACGCGCCTTCTTCAGGAAGTCCTTCTTTACGTACGCGCACCGGAAGGTCGTCGATGCGGTGAGTTCTGGACTTGCGGATGCCGGCGAGATAGATGGCTACGTCTATGACACCATCGAAAGGCGATACCCGGACCGTACTCGAGACGTGAAGGTAGCGTGGCGCTCGCCGCAGTACGGCTTCCCGCCGATTGTGGCGCGCACCGACCTCGACGAAGACATGTTTCGCCGCATTCAGCGGGCGCTTGTCGACATGAAGGAGCGAGCGGAAGGGCGCGAAATTCTTCAGCAATTGAACCTCGACGGCTTCGTCGAAGGTGCCGACAGCGTGTTCGACGGCATTCGCGCGCTCGTCCGAATTTTGGACGCCGGGCCACGGTAG
- a CDS encoding arsenate reductase (azurin) large subunit, with translation MATEKDRIVLPPVTAKRTNMTCHFCIVGCGYHVYKWPEDQEGGRAPNQNALSLDFRKQLPPLSIVMTPAMENVVTDRDGSRHTIMIVPDKSCVVNSGLSSTRGGKMATYMYTPDGLTKERLKNPRVYLSDQWVDTTWDQALALYAGLMKKVLDKDGPSGIVFSAFDHGGAGGGFENTWGTGKLMFTALQTPMVRIHNRPAYNSECHATREMGIGELNNSYEDAELADVIWAIGANSYETQTNYFLNHWVPSLNGTTADKKRKFFPGESPQKTRIVFVDPRRTPTIAVAEQVAGKDNVLHLDIQPGTDIALFNGLFNHVVQQGWIDREFIAAHTSGFDAAVQANKLSLEDCSKITGVPVEKIRTAAEWSYKPKASGQMPRTMHAYEKGIIWGNDNYLIQSSLVDLVLATHNVGRRGTGVVRMGGHQEGYTRPPYPGDKKIYIDQELIHGKGRMMTWWGCNNFQTSNNAQQLREVVLRRSQMVKDAMQRARGATTEQMVDVIYDATGKGGLFVASINLYPTKLEEAAHLMLPAAHPGEMNLTSMNGERRMRLSERFMDPPGTALPDCLIAARIANTLRDMYRKDGNAKMAARFEGFDWKTEEDAFNDGFRKAGQPGAGKIDSQGGDTGNLVTYERLRVMANNGVQLPAKAWEGGKLVGTEMMYMDGKFDTPDGKAQFKQSPWPGLPKVIADLKAKYRFWINNGRTNEVWQTVYHDQYNDFVRTRDPMAYIEMNPEDAQQLGIAAGDIVEVFNDFGSTYAMAYPAAEIKHDQTFMVFGHVNGIQDNVTTTWTDRNIVPYYKGTWANVRRVGSMEDYKQTVSFKSRRYT, from the coding sequence ATGGCTACCGAGAAGGACCGCATCGTGCTACCGCCGGTCACGGCCAAGCGGACAAACATGACCTGCCACTTCTGCATCGTCGGGTGCGGGTATCACGTGTACAAGTGGCCAGAGGACCAGGAAGGCGGTCGGGCACCGAACCAGAATGCGCTCAGCCTTGATTTCCGCAAGCAGCTGCCGCCGCTATCCATCGTCATGACGCCCGCCATGGAAAATGTCGTCACCGACCGCGACGGCTCTCGCCACACCATCATGATTGTTCCGGACAAGAGTTGCGTCGTGAACAGCGGACTCAGTTCGACCCGTGGCGGCAAGATGGCGACATATATGTACACCCCCGACGGGCTCACTAAGGAGCGCCTGAAGAATCCGCGCGTCTATCTCAGCGACCAATGGGTCGATACCACCTGGGACCAGGCGTTGGCGCTTTATGCCGGCCTGATGAAGAAGGTGCTCGACAAGGATGGCCCGAGCGGCATCGTCTTCTCTGCCTTTGACCATGGCGGAGCCGGTGGTGGATTCGAAAACACATGGGGCACCGGCAAGCTGATGTTCACGGCACTGCAGACCCCGATGGTCCGCATCCACAACCGGCCGGCATACAACTCCGAATGTCACGCTACTCGTGAGATGGGGATTGGGGAACTGAACAACTCCTACGAGGACGCCGAGCTCGCCGACGTCATTTGGGCCATCGGCGCCAACTCGTACGAAACTCAGACGAACTACTTCCTGAATCACTGGGTACCAAGTCTCAATGGCACGACTGCGGACAAGAAGAGGAAGTTCTTCCCGGGAGAATCGCCTCAGAAGACCAGAATCGTTTTCGTCGACCCGAGACGGACCCCGACCATTGCCGTTGCCGAGCAGGTGGCAGGAAAGGACAACGTGCTGCACCTGGACATTCAGCCGGGTACGGACATCGCCTTGTTCAATGGCCTCTTCAACCATGTCGTCCAGCAGGGTTGGATTGACCGCGAGTTCATTGCTGCACACACGAGCGGGTTCGATGCGGCGGTACAAGCCAACAAGCTGTCCTTGGAGGATTGCAGCAAAATCACCGGCGTACCCGTGGAGAAGATTCGAACGGCGGCCGAATGGTCATACAAGCCGAAGGCATCAGGCCAAATGCCGAGGACGATGCACGCCTATGAAAAGGGCATCATCTGGGGCAACGACAATTATCTGATTCAGTCCTCGCTCGTGGACCTTGTGCTCGCGACCCACAATGTCGGACGGCGAGGAACAGGCGTCGTCCGGATGGGCGGTCACCAGGAAGGCTACACCCGGCCTCCATACCCCGGTGACAAGAAGATATACATTGACCAGGAACTCATCCACGGTAAGGGCCGGATGATGACGTGGTGGGGATGCAATAACTTCCAGACGAGCAACAACGCTCAGCAGTTGCGCGAAGTGGTCCTGCGAAGGTCGCAGATGGTCAAGGATGCGATGCAGCGCGCCCGTGGCGCGACCACCGAGCAGATGGTCGACGTTATTTATGATGCGACTGGCAAAGGTGGGCTGTTTGTCGCCAGCATCAACCTCTACCCGACCAAGCTCGAAGAGGCTGCACATCTGATGTTGCCTGCGGCGCATCCTGGCGAAATGAATCTGACTTCCATGAACGGCGAGCGGCGTATGCGGCTTTCCGAACGGTTCATGGACCCGCCCGGAACGGCTCTACCCGACTGCCTTATCGCGGCTCGCATCGCCAACACGCTGCGCGACATGTACCGCAAGGATGGCAACGCGAAGATGGCCGCCCGGTTTGAAGGCTTTGACTGGAAGACTGAGGAGGATGCATTCAACGATGGCTTCCGCAAAGCTGGACAGCCGGGCGCTGGGAAGATTGACAGCCAGGGCGGAGATACTGGCAACCTGGTGACCTATGAACGGTTGCGCGTCATGGCCAACAACGGGGTGCAGTTGCCGGCGAAGGCGTGGGAAGGCGGAAAGCTTGTCGGCACAGAAATGATGTATATGGACGGCAAGTTCGATACACCCGACGGCAAAGCGCAGTTCAAGCAGTCGCCGTGGCCAGGGCTACCGAAGGTCATAGCCGACCTGAAAGCGAAGTACCGGTTCTGGATTAACAACGGTCGGACAAACGAAGTCTGGCAAACGGTCTATCACGACCAGTACAACGACTTCGTCCGCACGCGAGACCCGATGGCCTATATCGAGATGAACCCTGAAGATGCACAGCAGCTTGGGATTGCTGCGGGAGACATCGTCGAGGTCTTCAACGACTTCGGGTCTACTTATGCCATGGCTTATCCAGCCGCCGAAATCAAGCATGACCAGACATTCATGGTGTTTGGTCATGTGAACGGCATCCAGGATAACGTCACGACGACATGGACGGACCGGAACATTGTTCCTTACTACAAGGGCACGTGGGCGAACGTCCGTCGCGTGGGTTCGATGGAGGACTACAAGCAGACGGTAAGCTTCAAGAGCCGCCGCTACACGTAG
- a CDS encoding MIP/aquaporin family protein has product MRLRHAVVAEFLGSALLLATVVGSGIMGEKLAGGNVGIALLANTLATGAGLVALIATFINISGAHFNPLVTLAEVCLGKLRWNHAGAYIIAQGLGAIAGVLAAHGMFDLPLLEVSAHVRTGPSQWWSEVVASFGLLTVILNVAKRRMEFVPVAVGGYITAAYWFTASTSFANPTVTIARSLTDTFAGIRPVDAPGFIVSELVGGALAILLFLWFERLHSAPRSMTEAVNEQGAQ; this is encoded by the coding sequence ATGAGATTGCGGCATGCCGTAGTTGCCGAGTTCCTGGGCTCCGCACTCCTCCTCGCAACCGTTGTTGGTTCCGGCATCATGGGCGAGAAGCTCGCCGGCGGCAATGTCGGAATTGCACTGCTCGCCAATACGCTGGCGACCGGTGCCGGCCTTGTGGCGCTCATCGCCACCTTTATCAACATCTCGGGCGCACACTTCAATCCCCTCGTGACGCTTGCCGAGGTCTGCCTCGGCAAGCTGCGCTGGAACCACGCTGGCGCCTATATCATTGCGCAAGGTCTCGGCGCAATTGCCGGAGTGCTGGCTGCTCACGGCATGTTCGACCTGCCCTTGCTAGAGGTGTCGGCGCATGTGCGTACCGGCCCATCGCAATGGTGGAGCGAGGTGGTTGCGTCGTTCGGCTTGCTCACGGTCATTCTGAACGTGGCGAAGCGGCGGATGGAGTTTGTTCCAGTTGCGGTCGGCGGCTATATCACGGCGGCCTACTGGTTCACGGCCTCGACCTCCTTCGCGAACCCCACGGTCACTATCGCTCGCTCGCTCACCGACACGTTCGCAGGAATCCGACCGGTCGATGCCCCGGGTTTCATCGTTAGTGAACTGGTCGGAGGCGCCCTGGCCATTCTCCTGTTCCTTTGGTTCGAGCGACTGCATAGCGCGCCGCGAAGCATGACTGAAGCTGTCAACGAACAGGGTGCACAATGA
- a CDS encoding arsenate reductase ArsC — MSDKVYNVLFLCTGNSARSVLAEVQLNALGGGRFKAYSAGSHPKGEIHPLTLQLLTQMGLPTGGLRSKSWSEFATPDAPVMDFVFTVCDQAAGEQCPVWPGQQPITAHWGVPDPAAVEGSEDTKKRAFKDAAATLRKRLDLFMNLPLASLDRLAVKQKVTDIGNVKP, encoded by the coding sequence ATGAGCGACAAGGTTTACAACGTCCTGTTTCTTTGCACCGGCAATTCAGCACGCAGCGTGCTAGCTGAGGTTCAGTTGAACGCCCTCGGGGGCGGGCGATTCAAAGCTTACTCGGCTGGCAGTCACCCGAAGGGAGAAATCCATCCGCTGACACTGCAACTCCTGACACAGATGGGACTTCCCACCGGGGGACTACGAAGCAAGTCGTGGAGTGAGTTCGCCACGCCGGATGCGCCGGTGATGGACTTCGTATTCACCGTGTGTGACCAGGCCGCTGGGGAGCAGTGCCCAGTCTGGCCAGGGCAACAACCCATCACCGCGCACTGGGGTGTTCCAGACCCGGCCGCCGTCGAGGGCTCGGAGGACACAAAGAAGCGTGCGTTCAAGGATGCGGCAGCGACACTCCGCAAGCGGCTTGACCTGTTCATGAACTTGCCACTCGCGTCGCTCGACCGCCTTGCAGTGAAGCAAAAAGTGACTGACATCGGGAACGTAAAGCCATGA
- a CDS encoding arsenate reductase ArsC has translation MSKDTYNVLFLCTGNTSRSIMSEALLATMGHGRFKTFSAGSQPSGTVNPFAIEQVKKTGYDLSNLRSKSWDEFAKADAPHMDFIITVCDQAAGEVCPFWPGHPSSAHWGFYDPAAIEGSDETKRAAFEQVSQQIKYRVEAFLKVPLADLDETAIRAELHRVGDIDVTAIGAT, from the coding sequence ATGAGCAAAGACACCTATAACGTTCTCTTTCTCTGCACAGGCAATACCTCGCGCAGCATCATGTCCGAAGCGCTCTTGGCGACGATGGGCCATGGCCGCTTCAAGACGTTCAGCGCAGGCAGCCAGCCGTCCGGTACGGTGAATCCGTTCGCAATCGAGCAGGTCAAGAAGACGGGCTACGACTTGTCAAACCTGCGCAGCAAGTCATGGGATGAGTTCGCCAAGGCGGATGCCCCGCACATGGATTTCATCATCACGGTTTGCGACCAGGCGGCCGGCGAAGTCTGCCCCTTCTGGCCGGGACACCCATCGTCCGCCCACTGGGGATTTTATGACCCTGCAGCCATAGAGGGCTCGGATGAAACGAAGCGCGCAGCGTTCGAGCAGGTCTCCCAACAAATTAAGTACCGAGTCGAGGCATTCCTGAAGGTGCCACTCGCGGACCTCGATGAGACTGCCATTCGCGCTGAGCTGCACAGGGTTGGCGACATCGATGTCACTGCCATCGGCGCGACCTGA
- a CDS encoding sigma-54 dependent transcriptional regulator — protein MSTTLICVVEDDPIMGESLADRFRLEGFDVDWHTNGESALGALQTRPYQAVISDIRLPDISGENLFARSMARRTSQPPFVFITAYASVETAVALLKDGAADYITKPFDIGALVEKVRQLTGTAIPDQAMPAQSDLGVSEAMRRLADLVPRVAGRAKSILLTGESGVGKEVLARFIHRHAPGDATPFVAVNCGAVPETLLESEFFGHERGAFTGAERQKKGYFEQAQGGTLFLDEIGDLPLSMQVKLLRALQEPRIKRVGGEKEVETNFRLICATNRDLAELVSVGKFREDLFYRINILQLRVPALRDRPDDVLWLAHRFVRDIATRLGEPTKLFHPSAEARLATYGWPGNVRELQNRLERACIVCPQNMLFSSDIFEEDGAQPATVVDVDTPLDGYMAACESAFIRTALLQHQGHISETARALGISRKSLWEKMRRHAIAAGAMH, from the coding sequence ATGTCAACTACGCTAATCTGCGTCGTAGAAGACGACCCAATCATGGGAGAGTCCTTGGCGGACAGGTTCCGTCTGGAAGGGTTCGATGTGGACTGGCACACCAACGGTGAATCGGCCTTGGGTGCCTTGCAGACGCGCCCGTATCAGGCAGTCATCAGTGACATTCGTCTGCCAGACATTTCGGGAGAAAACCTGTTCGCACGCTCGATGGCCAGACGTACATCTCAGCCGCCGTTTGTCTTTATTACTGCCTACGCGTCCGTTGAAACGGCGGTTGCCCTGCTGAAGGACGGTGCTGCTGACTACATCACGAAGCCGTTCGACATCGGCGCGCTGGTCGAGAAAGTCCGGCAGTTGACAGGAACTGCAATCCCGGACCAGGCGATGCCGGCACAGAGCGACCTGGGCGTCTCCGAGGCGATGAGGCGCCTGGCAGACCTCGTCCCAAGAGTTGCGGGCCGCGCGAAGTCGATTTTGCTTACGGGAGAGTCCGGTGTCGGCAAAGAAGTGCTGGCACGATTCATTCATCGACATGCACCCGGCGATGCGACCCCCTTTGTTGCCGTCAATTGTGGCGCCGTGCCAGAGACGCTTCTGGAGTCCGAATTCTTTGGCCATGAACGAGGTGCCTTCACTGGCGCGGAGCGCCAGAAGAAGGGCTACTTCGAACAGGCTCAAGGGGGGACGCTCTTCCTCGACGAGATTGGCGACTTGCCACTTTCAATGCAGGTGAAGTTGCTGCGCGCGTTACAGGAACCGCGCATCAAAAGAGTCGGCGGCGAGAAAGAGGTCGAAACCAATTTCCGGCTGATTTGCGCCACCAATCGAGACCTCGCCGAGCTGGTCAGTGTGGGGAAGTTTCGCGAGGACCTGTTTTACCGAATCAACATCCTGCAGCTTCGGGTTCCGGCGCTGCGCGACCGCCCCGACGATGTTCTCTGGCTTGCCCATCGGTTTGTGCGAGACATCGCCACCCGGCTCGGTGAACCGACCAAGCTATTTCACCCGTCGGCGGAGGCGCGGCTTGCAACGTATGGATGGCCCGGGAATGTGCGAGAGTTGCAGAACCGCCTTGAACGCGCGTGCATCGTCTGCCCGCAGAACATGCTCTTTTCGTCCGATATATTCGAAGAGGATGGAGCTCAGCCTGCGACAGTAGTGGACGTCGACACGCCACTGGATGGCTACATGGCGGCATGTGAAAGTGCATTCATTCGTACTGCTCTGCTGCAGCACCAGGGGCATATATCTGAAACGGCACGTGCCCTGGGCATTTCCAGAAAGAGCCTCTGGGAGAAGATGCGCAGACATGCGATTGCAGCAGGGGCCATGCACTGA
- a CDS encoding HAMP domain-containing sensor histidine kinase encodes MLSNLSYRYKIPLALSAVILLTELLVTAALVSLALSDARKDLENGAQNLCRVLTLSVRDPMVKDDVWRAFEVIRTPVAVREPTNPLKEIALFDAQGHVYASTAPRKAPIQTDVARLPAEYGDVLSHLRTVGDRFYFNFPGLLATHDVTAGMPVNSDDGGRLGYVVLVYDADILYGRIRSTLVKLGVATVPALLLLIPLGWLWGDRMAKPLLRLASAMARIGKEPAEKVGAEMTVQGKDEIGQLGQQFQTMLGELAQKQALEREVVVSERLAAVGRVAAGIAHEINNPLGGMLNAIDTLNTHGSPDAQTKRTLGLLERGLGQIRSTVAALLVEARLDSPAMSPSDWQDLRLLIAPQLHAKQAAFNWQVQQAEVISLPAHLVRQLVLNLLLNAATAVEHGGRVDVRVSAHPAELQIKVSNTGQYISGVAMEHLFEPFSSAWEAGERRSYGLGLWVSYQIATHLGGTIAVESEPGRTFFVVILPIAAQ; translated from the coding sequence ATGCTTTCTAACCTCAGTTACCGCTACAAGATTCCACTTGCGCTGAGTGCGGTCATCCTCCTGACCGAACTCCTCGTGACGGCTGCGCTTGTTAGTCTCGCACTATCCGACGCGCGGAAGGACCTGGAAAACGGAGCCCAGAATCTTTGTCGGGTACTGACACTCTCGGTACGTGACCCGATGGTCAAGGATGACGTATGGCGAGCTTTCGAAGTCATCCGCACACCGGTTGCAGTGAGGGAGCCGACGAACCCGCTAAAGGAAATCGCGCTTTTTGACGCTCAAGGGCACGTGTATGCATCGACTGCTCCCCGGAAGGCACCCATTCAGACAGACGTCGCCCGACTACCTGCCGAATACGGCGACGTTCTTTCACACTTGCGTACCGTCGGCGACCGCTTCTACTTCAATTTTCCGGGGCTATTAGCAACCCATGACGTGACGGCGGGCATGCCAGTGAATTCGGATGACGGGGGGCGTCTGGGATATGTTGTGCTGGTCTACGACGCCGATATCCTCTATGGCCGCATTCGCTCAACGCTAGTCAAACTAGGGGTGGCTACCGTTCCGGCCTTGCTGCTCCTCATACCGTTGGGTTGGTTGTGGGGTGACCGGATGGCGAAACCTCTTCTGCGGCTCGCTTCGGCAATGGCTCGGATTGGGAAGGAGCCGGCGGAGAAGGTTGGCGCCGAGATGACCGTGCAAGGTAAAGATGAGATAGGCCAACTGGGTCAACAATTCCAGACCATGCTTGGGGAATTGGCTCAGAAGCAGGCGTTGGAGCGTGAGGTCGTTGTCTCAGAAAGGCTCGCGGCGGTCGGAAGGGTCGCTGCGGGTATTGCCCATGAAATCAATAACCCGCTGGGCGGAATGCTCAACGCCATCGACACGCTCAACACGCACGGTTCACCTGACGCACAGACCAAGAGAACCCTTGGACTCCTTGAGCGAGGGTTGGGTCAAATTCGGTCGACCGTTGCCGCCTTGCTCGTGGAAGCACGGCTCGATTCCCCGGCAATGAGTCCGTCGGACTGGCAGGACCTGAGACTGTTGATAGCGCCGCAGCTACATGCGAAGCAGGCAGCTTTCAACTGGCAAGTGCAGCAAGCCGAGGTCATTTCGCTCCCCGCCCATCTGGTTCGACAACTCGTTCTCAATCTGCTGCTGAATGCTGCGACAGCCGTAGAGCATGGGGGTCGGGTCGACGTCCGGGTCTCGGCACACCCAGCGGAGCTTCAGATAAAGGTATCAAACACCGGGCAGTATATCTCCGGCGTTGCCATGGAGCACTTGTTTGAGCCGTTCAGTTCCGCCTGGGAAGCAGGAGAGCGGCGTTCGTATGGGTTAGGTCTCTGGGTCAGCTACCAAATTGCCACTCACCTCGGTGGCACCATCGCAGTTGAGAGTGAGCCGGGCCGGACGTTCTTTGTAGTGATTCTGCCGATTGCCGCTCAGTAA
- a CDS encoding arsenate reductase (azurin) small subunit, with translation MPELKIDRRTFLKLGGTSVAASAACAFVPTAAEAATPVDTSKTKLPYPRKNLAQLGRMTLNTPVSFTYPDAASPCIAVKLGNRVPGGVGPEGDIVAYSAMCTHMGCPVAYEPATKTFKCPCHFSIFDAEKAGQMVVGQATENLPRVRLLYDDKTGTVSAVGVEGLIYGRQANIL, from the coding sequence ATGCCCGAACTCAAAATCGACCGCCGGACGTTCCTGAAGTTGGGAGGCACCTCCGTTGCCGCCTCCGCTGCGTGTGCATTTGTGCCGACCGCAGCGGAAGCCGCCACACCGGTCGACACAAGCAAGACCAAGCTCCCGTATCCGAGAAAGAATCTGGCTCAACTCGGACGGATGACGCTCAACACCCCAGTCTCCTTCACCTATCCGGACGCCGCGTCGCCCTGCATTGCTGTCAAGCTCGGCAATCGCGTCCCAGGTGGTGTCGGCCCGGAAGGTGACATCGTCGCTTACAGCGCGATGTGCACGCACATGGGTTGTCCTGTGGCATATGAACCTGCCACCAAGACATTCAAGTGCCCTTGCCACTTCAGCATCTTTGATGCGGAAAAGGCCGGACAAATGGTTGTCGGCCAGGCCACTGAAAACCTGCCCCGGGTGAGACTGCTTTATGACGACAAGACCGGGACGGTATCGGCTGTCGGCGTGGAGGGCCTGATATACGGCCGCCAGGCCAACATCCTTTAA
- a CDS encoding acylphosphatase, with the protein MQADRNDGLLETRLVRIRGRVQGIGYREACVHRARELGVTGWVRNRMDESVEAMLQGSPEQLADMCAWLSEGMSAALVEELEITEVEPPFARFDRFERLPTL; encoded by the coding sequence ATGCAAGCAGATAGAAACGACGGCCTGCTTGAGACGCGCCTGGTACGTATCCGTGGTCGTGTCCAGGGTATCGGCTATCGCGAGGCGTGCGTGCATCGTGCCCGGGAGCTTGGGGTGACAGGGTGGGTCCGCAACCGTATGGATGAATCGGTTGAGGCGATGTTGCAGGGCTCACCAGAGCAGCTTGCCGACATGTGCGCTTGGCTGAGCGAGGGCATGTCGGCAGCGCTTGTGGAAGAGCTAGAAATTACCGAAGTTGAGCCACCCTTTGCGCGCTTTGACCGCTTCGAGCGCTTACCCACCCTGTAA